CActgtcctgtctatatccctttaccaattttttgtgtcctcctcacattttgcttccccacccatctttgtatcttcagcaaatttagctacattacacttggtcccttcatccaagtcattaatacatgttgtaatagttgaggacccagcaccgatccctgcggcaccccaccacttACTTTTTGCtaaacagaaaatgacccatttatcccgactctctggttttgttagttagccaatcctttatcgatgctaatatattaccatcaACCATATGAATTTTTATCTTtaacagtcaccttttatgtggcaccttatcgaatgccttcccaaaatccaaatgcaacacatccactggttcacccttatcctcCCTTCTCATTaggtcctcaaagaacttcagtaaatttgtcaaatatgatttccatttcatagaaCCATGCTAACTGTGCTTCATTGAATCATGCCATTcccaatgtcctgctgctgctttctTAGTCATGAATtcctgcattttcccaacgacagatgtttggctaactggtctataatttgctacgttctgtctgcccccttttttttaaagaggcgtgttacatttgcagttttccaatccactgggacctccccagaatccagggaattttgatagattacaaccaatgcatccactaactctgcaggCACTTCGGTTGAGGctccaggatgtaagccatcaggtccacatgacttgtccgcctttagtcccattatttttcggAGTATGAGTTCTGAAGTGATGGTGAAAAAGGCAGTCGACCATGCTgttccctcactctggagttacattaaagagaccaaggtcacaacagtttgagcttacaatatacagtcttatgGTGTTACTCTGAACATAACAGTCTGAATGTCCTCTTTCTGTCCTGTAAGATTCAATGATGGATTTAAATAGGCAAAAAGAAGGCCTGCAACTGTAGACGGAATCCTCCTGCAAAATGCAATAGTAACTATTTTAAGCATGAACAGTGCGAATCTGACTAGTTTCTCCAGAGCTGCAGCAGGTTGATGATGGGATCCTGCAGGTCACTTAAGAAGCGATAGCGGAAGTGCAGATCTCCAGGTTGTGCAGAACCACTGCCCCTGCAGTTTCCTCCGCTCACTGCCCAGGACTTCCCAGCAATGCGGCAGGACTGTTGCAGATCTGCGGCATCAGCTGACTGCAGATAACAGTGGGTCGCCTCTATTTGTAAACATCAGGAGGGAATCGTTCACTTTTACCCGCTGTGTGCTGTACCTATACAGGTGCTGAATGTGAGGCACACAAAAATGCTGTATTCCATCACATGGGACGGAATCGTTCGACTTCAGCAGCTGTGTGCTGTACATGTACTGGAgctgagagtgagacacacacaggctGTACTATACCACACGGGACAGAAACCTTTCTCTTCACCCGCTGTGTGGTGCACATGTACAGGTgctgagagtgagacacacacaaggTGCAGGACCAGATGGGATTGAGTTAAATGGGATTAAAGATTTGATATGAAAAGGGGTTTAAAGCGGCCTTAAAGTGGGTATGAAAAGGTTTTGAACAGAGATAAAAAGGAGCTTTAACAATGGAGGTTTTAAAAGTGGGTTAAAAGTCGTGTAATTTTTTTTGAAGTGGCTTGACAAAGGGGATCTGATAATGGGTTTCAAGGGATGTTGAAAACAGGGAGCTCAACTTTGAAAAAGAGTTTTAATGTATGTTCTTAAAAACATGGGTTTGTAGGAGGCTTTAGGGGTTTCAGAATGGGTTGGAAAGGAGAGATGAATGGGGTTGAGAAAAGGTTACAAAGATTTGATAAAATGACTTTAAATGGTGTTTACACAGGGCCCTTGGGCACAGTGCATCTCACCGGAAGTGACGCGCCGCCAACATGGCCGCTGTCTCAGTGGTCCACTCACCTTCCGCCGCCTGTCCGGGGGTCAGGAGACTCCATCCTCCAGAGTGCCGTGCTGCCGGAGCTCTCCATCGATTGGGCCATATTCCGGCCGCGCTGCATTGTGGAAAGGCACGGCCACCATCACCGCCTTCAATGACCAGAAGTTGTTGTAACTCCCTCCCAGTGGGACAAAGTGTCCCTGAATAATGTGGGAAAGGGGAATCCCCCTCCATTAGAGCGAGGGGGACAGTGCAGCAAACTCTGTAATACTTGATGTGTGTGTTTGACTGGAGGATCTGGAGTTGCATCCTACCAGCTTCTGATTGATGGCCTGGCTGTTGATGAAGAAAGTCCATCAGATTAGGGTTTACCAGCAGAGTGACACCGACCGCTGTGTCTTTTAAATGAACTCACCGTGTTGTGGGCGCTCCTTTAAATACACAGATCAGTGACCGGGTGTCTTTTAAATGCGTAGATCGCGCCCCGTGGACCATTTAAATAAGTAGATCGTGTTCCGGGGTGGGATGGGGATGGCGGGGGTTGTTTAAGTACTCATTGGCTATAGGGGTCCTTTAAATTTGCATTTCAGTTTTCGGGAGCTATTTAAATACACAGATCGGTGTCTGGGTTCATAGGTGGTCCTTAAAATACATCGATCGATAGCCAGGTTGTCCTTTAAATACTCATGGGGTCCCCGGGAAAACATTAAATACTCAGATCAGATTCCAGGGATCCTTTAAATACATAGATTGGGGTGGGCATTTTTTAAATATACATCTGATTCTTGGGTTCTTTTGAATATACAGATCGGGTTCCAGGGGTCTTTCAATAGACATACGAGGGTGGGGGGTGGTCATTACTGAAATATACAGATGGGTTTCGCGGGGGGAACTTTAACAACAATTATCGCATAATGAATGGCCCTTAAATTCACAGGTTTGGTTCCATGTGTgatatatgtagcacacaaatcactgaatccacacggtctggtgttgtaataactgcagtgagCTTGgaactttattgttcagctccagagtgcctctcaggtgtggtgggcagcttcttatactgcctcttgcaggtgctttcaggtctcccaccacagcgccctctgtgatgcaccattgttcttatattatacatttaatgtaccgggACAATAAACAACCGTTAAATCCACAGATAGAAAACCGGGTTCTTTAAATTCACAAATTGGTTTCTATGGGTTTATAGATATGCAGATCGGGATCCTGGGTCTACTTTTCATATACAGTTCGTGTTTCAGGGTAATTAAATACACAGATTGGGTTCTGGAgtgacatatatatacatatatataaatacatatatgcAGATCCAATTCCAGTGGGTTATTTAAATATATAGAGCTAGTTTCGGGAGGGGTGCATTAAATATACAGCTCCTTTAAATACACAGCTGAGTtgatatgatgaacctgtataaaacactggttcggcatcaactggaatattatgtccaattctggcaccacaCTGGAGGAAGGAAGTGAAGTCATTAGGAGGGTGCAGAAAAGTtttcgagaatgattccagggatgtgggatTTAAGTAACGTTCATAGACTAGAGACGCTGAGGTTGTTGCCcttgcagagaaggctgagaggagatttgatcgaggtattcaaaatcatgaggagtctcgaaggaatagatagagaaaaattgttcccattggcagaagggtcgaaaaccagaggacacagattgaaggtgattggcaaaagaaataaAGATGATGTAAAAACAAACGTTTTTacagagcgagtggttaggatctggaatgcactgactgaaatgttggtggaggcaaactcaatcagtGCTTTGAACAGCAAGTTGGATAAGCAccagaaagaaagaacaacttactgggctacagggaaagagtgggtgTGTGGGACGAGATCAgatgatcttgcagagagccggaatGGGCTCAGCAAGGCGATGGccatcttccatgctgtaaccattctatgattcaaagctCTTTTAATGAACAGATCATGTCACAGAGGGTCATTTAAATCCACATTTCGGGAGCCCAGGGGATCTTTAAACAAACAGATCGCCATACTGGATCATTTGATATTGGTTGAAGTGTAATCCAATCTaatttggtattgatacctttgctcgctGAGAAAAGAGATATGAGGggctatggtcagtttctaactcgaacttaagcccaaacagataccgcTGCAAATTTTTTGTCCTGTAACcatatgccagagcttctttttcaaacatgctgtgggtcctttcggccttgcacaaactcctggacgcataagcgaccggttgcaatgttcccgatttgtttgcttgttgtaacacacacccaatccaGTCCgaagacacatcacaagctagcactaaacgtttacatgggtcatacggaacaaacagtttgttggagcacaacagatttctggctttcataaaagcagtctcttttgatttccctcatacccagacatctcccttgcgtagcaacacacgtAGAGGTTCCAGCAAGGGGCTTAACGCGGGTAGGAAAGTAACAAAATAATTGAgctgtcccaggaacgaccacagctccatcacgttctgtggtctcggcgcattcttgatggcctccctctTGCCGTCGGTCAGTCAGataccgtctgccgtgattcttctccctaagaactcgagctctggtgccaggaaaacacactttgagcgcttcaacctgagtcccacacgatctcgccgacttagaacctcttccaggttctgcaaatgttggatagggtcccgacctgtaatcaatatgtcgtcctggaaaaccacagtgtgtgGAACTGACTttcgcagactctccatgttcctttgaaaaatggccgtggccgatcgaatcccaaacgggcatctattgtggatgaacagacctttgtgcgtgttgatgcaggtgaagcctttcgaagattccgccagctcctgcgtcatgtaggccgaggtcagatccaacttggtgaaagtcttccctcatgccagcgtcgcaaacaggtagtttgccttgggtagtgggtgctGGTCCTGCAGGGaacaatggttaatcattactttatagtcccctcaatttctgaccgtgccatcacccttgagaactggaacaatcagacagGACTACTCGTAGAACTCATCTGGTGCGATGATGCccacttgttgcagcctgtccagctcgatctccactttctcttgaatCATGAATggcaccacacgtgccttgtggtTGATGGATTGTGTACCGGGAACTAAGTGGATCTGCAACTGCACCCtaaagaaatttccgatgcctggctcaaacaacgatggcaacttgctcaaaacctgggcacatgagacctcatcaacagacgaaagcgctcggatgtcgtctctgttccagcggatttttacCTGCCAGCTTCTGTGTGTGTTCttttcctggtacaatccatggtgGTAGTTCGTACACCGCTCGATCATAGGAGATGGTTACTGGTGCAGTGCCAATTACTggcatcagctctttagtgtaagttctcagcttggtatgaatagggctcagcttgggcctttgtgcctttttgcaccatagcctctcgaaggcctttttgatcatgatagactgacttgtacccatgtccaattccatggatattggaattccattcagtttaaatttaacatgatcggtggatattttgtggtgaaggtgtgtttaCTGACCCCTTAGTTCGAGACTTtatttcagtttgatccaccatggatcgttcttcctctgcaatgtggtggtttccttggcttgcagctcatctgcacatttgctggaggtgtcccattgttccacagtctttgcatgcatagtgtttgaagcggcattgatgggttcgatgatcacctccgaacaccaacaaggtgttaattgcctcgcgttcacacttgatggcggactctgagtcatctgagttcgtgcagctgcaggtgtgtacattctgccatatgccttccttcctgaaaacgacattattttatgtacagtacttgccgatgcatctttatgctgcgaaatgtgtttggtgttatcgctggtggacataaatgcctgggctatcattatggctttgctcaggttcggtgtttcaacagtcaatagtttgcgaaggataacctcatggccaatgtcaagcacaaaaaagtctcttagcatttactccaggaatccactgtattcgcaatgtcctgcaaggtgccttagttcggagacatagctcgtcacttgctggccttcagactgttgacatgtataaaatcgataccttgccatcagaacgctctccttcagattcagGTGTTCCCGGATCAGCGAACACAGTTCTTCATATAATGTGGTTGTTggcttcaccggagcaagaagattattcatgagaacataagaacataagaaatagaaacaggagtaggccatctagcccctcgagcctgctccaccattcaacaggatcatggctgatctggccgtggactcagctccacttacccgcccgctccctgaaaaccttaattcccttattggttaaaaatctatctatctgtgatttgaatacattcaatgagctagcctcaactacttccttgggcagagaattccacagattcacaaccctctgggagaagaaattccttctcaactcggttttaaattggttcccccgtattttgaggctgtgccccctagttctagtctccccgaccagtggaaacaacctctctgcctcgatcttgtctatccctttcattattttaaatgtttcttgaaTATCACCcctgatccttctgaactccaacgagaaaggacccaggctactcaatctatcaatctatgaggccataggttgttgccccacacatAGTGAGGAGCATCgccttttgtttggcagcgttctcattccattccagctcgttggccatgaagtattggtcacgtcgctccacgaaggtttcccaatcgtcaccttctgagaatttctccaggatactaacagttatctgcatttttgcatgatggttcattatcttttACTCATCGCTAATTGTCACATCTCAAAAAAAGTAATgttactgagtactgtagacttgagtaattttgaccttaatctctttatttggactccagagtgccggcagagcatgggagacctgcttatatacagtactccaaaCGGATGCTGGGATCTCatgagactccaacagatgcgccctctggtggcggtagaatgctggtttcaAGGAGTTACAAACATAGCAAATATGACCAATTGTGAGGCTGAAACAGCTGCAGGTTTTCACAGCCTTTGAATGGACGGAAAACGGTTATAATGTAATAGCTCTTCAACCAGGAAGGCTGtgcgaatcaagacaacaggaGATAAGGGGTCGGCATCACGGTCTCTGGAGAGGATGCTATCGGGAAAAGGCTGCAACTATAATTTGTCAAGttttactttttgtaacagaacctcacttacttgataaatctctgttgtttttaatcaatatacctgtattaagagcatttgttataatctgaacaagtgtctcctagtttgaattaaataAACCCTGAGAAGAGTAgaattgctataattagcaaagcgGCAATAAGCTGCAAAGTAGTTAAAACTACAGTTCCATGGGTGATTGAAAGACACAGATCAGGAACCGGGGATCCTATTAATAGACAGCTTGTATTCCGAGGTGTGTGTTGCTGAGATTCAATGAATTGAGGGAGGAGTGAGAGTCGGGAAGTGAGTGGAGCactgagggtcagtgagtgagggaggactGACAGTCAGTGAGAGAAGAGAGGACTGAGAATAAGTGAGTGACGGGGGTACTAAGAGTCGGTGAGTGATGGgggactgagagtcaatgagtgagtgtggTGGACTgaaagtcagtgagtgagggggggactaAGAGTCGGTAAGTGAGGgcggactgagagtgagtgagtgactgcggaCTGCGAGTCGGTGAGAGAGGAGGACTGAGAGTAGGTGAGTGAGGTGTGAGTGAGAGTCcatgagtgagggagggactgagagtcagtgagtgaggggggactgatagTCAATGAATGAGGAGTGACTGAGTGTCATTGAATGAGggaggactgagagtgagtgagtgaggggggactgagagtgagtgagtgagagggggactgagagtcggtgagtgaggGGGGATTGAGTGGGAGTGCGTGAAGTGGGACTGCACATCAATGAGTGAGGGGTGACATagaatcagtgagtgagaggggggCTGAGCTACAGATTGAGGGGCGAATGTGTATCGATGAGTGAGGGGGGATGAGGGTcgatgagtgagagagactgagagtcggtgagtgaggGGGACATACAGTCAGTGCATGAGGGGGCACTGAGTGTCAGTGAGTTGCAAGAGGGGgtactgagtgtcagtgagtgaagggAACGCTAAGAGTCAATTAAGGAGGagggattgagagtgagtgagtgaggggtgactgagagtgagtgagtgagaggggactgataATCTgcgagtgagaggggactgagagtcagtgagtgaggagtGGGGTTGACAACCAGAGAGTGAGGGGAACTGAGATTCCGTGAATAAGATGGGACTGAGTCGGTGAGTGAAGGGGACTGAGAGTCGGTGAGTCATGGGGGAGGGTTCATTGAGAGTCGTTCAGTGAGAGGAGGACTGAAAGTCGGTGattgaggggcgggggaggggctgaGAATCGGTAAGTGAATGGAGGACTGAGAGTCCATGACTGAGGGGAGATTGAGAGTCATTGAGTGAAGGGGGCactgagagtcggtgagtgagaGTGGTCTTAGAGTCAATGAGTGAGGGGGAacttagagtcagtgagtgaagaGGGACTGATAGTCAGTGAACGAAGGAGGGACTTAGAGTCAGTGCGTTAAGAGAGTGCTGAGAGTCGGTAAATGAATGGAGGAGAGATTCGGTGAGTGAGTACATTGTTTGCCAGAGCAAAATAATTCTTTAAGCAGACGCTTTAATatcgatggatggatggacggacggacggacggagaTATGTAAATATCAGCAAACTTTAAATGGAATTAGACAATATACGATGGGCGTTAGGAGATAACCTGTGTCTGAGTCAGGTATAATTGAGATATGTTAATTCAGTCATTTCACGAATTTAATAAATCGACCATAGATATATTTAATCACAATTATCAGCTGCTTTCTGAACTTACTCTGCGCTGCTGCATAAATAAATGTATTTGTGCAGGAACTCAGACTCTGAAGCATGAACCCAGTTTCTTGCATGATGGTGAGAGGGTTATCGGAAAAGGCGAACGTATACTCAATGTATATAATTTGCACACAGATGTCATATGTAACAGTCACCAACCATAACAGGATAAAACTGCCCGAGATGGCGAGCAGTAAAATTACAGATTTTCTCCGACTCGCCATCTCTGGATCTTTGTGATTCGCAGTATTGTTATTACCCCTCAGTCCCCTCCTGACTCTATTGGCCGATAGAATGTGTCTgatggtcagagcattgagcaacaaAATCAAAACAAATGGAGTGAATGGGGTTAAAACAATGGTAAACCAGATAAATGCTACCCAGACGGATGAGATATAGAAGCTTGATTTTACAACACAGAACCACGATTCGTTGTCAATTATTTTCTGATGTTCAAACATAAAAAACATTGGTATATTTTTTGCAAAGTTTAGCGCACACACTGTTGCTATAGCGACGGCAGCAGTTTTTTCGGTGCAATATTTGACTCTCAGATTCTggtaacaaatggccacaaatcgatcaaaggtgaaggaaacggttaaccagacagaacaatcaatgGCAGCATAACCCAGGGCGATGCTGAGCCTGCAGACAGGA
The DNA window shown above is from Pristiophorus japonicus isolate sPriJap1 chromosome 19, sPriJap1.hap1, whole genome shotgun sequence and carries:
- the LOC139230180 gene encoding probable G-protein coupled receptor 139, encoding MMSGQHRADTRPWRAWPGLSGEDNGSPAARQLSDSQQFPLRLQDTANLMTIVILSRGKCGLSKCITRYLVAMAAADLMFIIVNVILLEINNIYFTHSFLNYTPVCRLSIALGYAAIDCSVWLTVSFTFDRFVAICYQNLRVKYCTEKTAAVAIATVCALNFAKNIPMFFMFEHQKIIDNESWFCVVKSSFYISSVWVAFIWFTIVLTPFTPFVLILLLNALTIRHILSANRVRRGLRGNNNTANHKDPEMASRRKSVILLLAISGSFILLWLVTVTYDICVQIIYIEYTFAFSDNPLTIMQETGFMLQSLSSCTNTFIYAAAQSKFRKQLIIVIKYIYGRFIKFVK